In Nostoc edaphicum CCNP1411, the sequence CGTTTTTAGTAGCCTTTCCTTCTGCTCTTGGGAAAGATGATTTTTTGCTGGCATAGATGGCTGATACTAAATTAATTACTTAATCTAATATTATACAATCTAGCTGCGTAACAGCTTACAAAGGTAAATATCGCATTGACTCAACCCGTTTGCCAGCATGGAGTTATGCTAGCAATGCCGGATATTTCATTACTATTTGCACCGATGATAAAAAATGCTTTTTTGGTGAGGTTGTGCAAGGTGAAATGCAGCGATCGCCAATTGGAGAAATTGCTCATAAATTGTGGTATGAGATTCCTAATAATTTTTCTAATTGCCAGATAGATTCGTTTTGCGTCATGCCTAATCATATTCATGGGATTTTGGTTATTAATCAAATACGAGAAGAAGACGCGATGAATCAAACACAAGAAGAAGATGCGATGAATCCACGAACACAGGAAGAAGACGCGATGAATCGCGTCTCTACAAGCCAACGGGGGGATATTCAACGGGGTGGGGTTACTGGTTTTTTTAATCCGATGTTGTCTAAAAATTCCCTTTCTAAAATTATTAGGTGGTACAAAGGACGATGTTCATTTGAAATTAATCAAATCTATGAAGGTTTTGGATGGCAAGAAAGGTTTCATGACAACATAATTCGTGATGAATTTGCCCTCGACCAAATTAGACAATATATTATCAATAACCCAATCAATTGGGAACACGATCGCGAACAACCACCCCATCCCCCCTCCTTGTAGAGACGCGATTCATCGCGTCTTCTTGCTAATTCATCGCGCCTAGTACTATTTACGCGTATAACGATGCTTCACCCCAACAGGAAAATATTCTGCATCCCCCATTGGAGCTAACGTAACTTGTGGCGTTTGATATTCTGCCGGAACATAATTAGCAAACTCGCTATTTAAACGTAGCAGTTGTGAAAGAATAGAAGATGCGATCGCAACTCTTTGATCTTCACTACCCTCTACCCCTGCTCCTAACTCCACAACCACAGATAAAAATCGGTTTTTGTCAGCATCTTCCTTCACCTGCAACACAAATTTACCCGTCACCCATTCTTGAATTCCTGGTTGTTCTAATCCCACCGTCACATTTTCGGGATAGATATTTGCGC encodes:
- a CDS encoding transposase, giving the protein MPAWSYASNAGYFITICTDDKKCFFGEVVQGEMQRSPIGEIAHKLWYEIPNNFSNCQIDSFCVMPNHIHGILVINQIREEDAMNQTQEEDAMNPRTQEEDAMNRVSTSQRGDIQRGGVTGFFNPMLSKNSLSKIIRWYKGRCSFEINQIYEGFGWQERFHDNIIRDEFALDQIRQYIINNPINWEHDREQPPHPPSL